A genomic window from Alistipes sp. ZOR0009 includes:
- a CDS encoding ACP phosphodiesterase: MNFVGHIYLSGENEKLAIGNFIGDYVKGRKHESYPDEVQKGILIHRDIDATMDAHPAFLATRELFRKDYGRYAGVIVDMAFDHILTKNWNDWHPTPLRRFTRNFYKILIKNFRVLPTPVKEFLPFMIQSNRLYSYSNLKGIEKALSIMSTYTSLPDNHQQAIMVLKSHEKEIAQHFYQLLGDLSVYLNKKYALPINELAATQIAKSQISEE, from the coding sequence ATGAATTTTGTTGGACACATCTACCTCTCGGGCGAAAATGAGAAGCTTGCCATTGGCAACTTTATTGGCGACTATGTAAAGGGCCGAAAGCACGAATCGTACCCCGACGAGGTGCAAAAAGGCATCCTCATCCACCGCGATATCGACGCCACGATGGATGCTCACCCCGCCTTCTTGGCTACGCGCGAGCTTTTCCGCAAAGATTATGGCCGATATGCCGGTGTTATTGTGGATATGGCCTTTGATCATATACTTACCAAGAATTGGAACGACTGGCACCCTACCCCGCTTCGCCGCTTTACCCGAAACTTTTACAAGATCCTCATAAAAAACTTCCGGGTGCTGCCTACACCGGTTAAGGAGTTCCTGCCATTCATGATACAGAGCAATCGGCTCTACTCGTACTCCAATCTTAAAGGTATCGAAAAGGCGCTTTCCATCATGTCCACCTATACGTCGCTTCCGGACAACCATCAGCAGGCAATAATGGTGCTGAAAAGCCATGAAAAGGAAATCGCCCAACACTTTTACCAGCTGCTGGGCGATCTGTCCGTATATCTTAATAAGAAGTATGCGCTACCAATAAATGAGCTGGCGGCTACTCAAATCGCGAAGAGTCAAATTTCAGAAGAATAA
- the rodA gene encoding rod shape-determining protein RodA, translating to MRKNNTITGKLDWTTIFIYLFLVFFGWLNIYAAVYNEEHASIFDVTQKYGVQMIWIGAAFVIALVIMLLDTRLFYAFSEIFYGFTILLLLLVLVLGKEVNGQRAWFELGSLKIQPAEFAKVATVLLLSRVMSAHNFVLNTLGGYLKVAAVLLPPAALIMLQPDTGSTLVYGALIILLYKEGMPGWVLAVTISTAALFIFSLLFDKVYIVIALTVGALMFSGYVYRRNGVAASIALAIAALSAGTYFIAEALGYPIELYYAIAGWSVLAALVMLVLSFTRHIKRLWLVIVIVIGSIGVNYSVDLVFHKVLALHQQKRINDLLGIESDPLGWGYNVNQSKIAIGSGGLIGKGFLQGTQTKYNFVPEQSTDFIFCTIGEEWGFVGSLVIVGLFTLLLFRIMLIADRQREPFARIFGYGVLAIFFFHFAVNVSMTIGLAPVIGIPLPFISYGGSSLWSFTMLLFILLKFDSSRFE from the coding sequence GTGAGAAAAAATAATACAATAACAGGAAAGCTCGATTGGACGACCATATTTATCTACCTATTCCTCGTATTTTTTGGATGGTTGAATATTTATGCGGCTGTTTACAACGAGGAGCATGCAAGCATATTCGATGTTACGCAGAAGTATGGCGTTCAGATGATCTGGATTGGTGCCGCATTCGTTATTGCGCTTGTGATAATGCTGCTGGATACGCGGCTTTTTTACGCCTTCTCCGAAATTTTTTATGGATTTACCATATTACTCCTGCTGCTGGTGCTAGTATTGGGAAAGGAGGTTAACGGGCAGCGCGCTTGGTTCGAGTTGGGAAGCTTAAAGATTCAGCCGGCCGAGTTTGCCAAGGTGGCAACCGTGCTGTTGCTCTCGCGGGTGATGAGCGCGCACAATTTTGTGCTCAATACGCTTGGCGGATACCTAAAAGTGGCTGCCGTATTGCTACCTCCTGCCGCATTAATCATGCTTCAGCCCGATACAGGATCGACGCTTGTTTATGGAGCGCTTATTATCCTACTATATAAGGAAGGAATGCCCGGATGGGTGCTGGCCGTTACCATTTCGACCGCCGCTCTGTTCATATTTTCGCTGCTGTTTGATAAGGTTTACATAGTAATTGCCTTAACGGTTGGAGCGTTGATGTTTTCGGGCTACGTGTACCGTCGGAACGGCGTTGCGGCGTCTATTGCGCTGGCTATTGCGGCCTTATCGGCGGGCACATACTTTATTGCAGAGGCATTGGGCTACCCAATAGAGCTGTACTATGCCATTGCAGGCTGGTCGGTGCTGGCCGCATTGGTAATGCTGGTGCTTAGCTTTACGCGCCACATCAAGCGCCTTTGGCTGGTTATCGTTATTGTAATAGGCTCGATAGGGGTAAACTACTCGGTTGACCTTGTTTTTCATAAGGTGCTAGCTCTTCACCAGCAGAAGCGTATTAACGATCTGCTCGGAATAGAAAGCGATCCGTTGGGATGGGGTTACAACGTGAACCAAAGTAAAATCGCCATCGGTTCGGGAGGTTTAATTGGCAAAGGATTCCTTCAGGGAACGCAAACCAAGTACAACTTTGTGCCCGAACAGAGCACCGACTTCATCTTCTGCACAATTGGCGAGGAGTGGGGCTTTGTAGGATCGCTGGTTATTGTTGGATTGTTTACGCTGCTATTATTTCGCATAATGCTTATTGCCGACAGGCAAAGGGAGCCCTTTGCACGGATATTTGGCTACGGCGTACTCGCGATATTCTTCTTCCACTTTGCCGTAAACGTGAGCATGACCATCGGATTGGCGCCCGTAATTGGGATTCCGTTGCCGTTTATTAGCTACGGAGGTTCGTCGTTATGGTCGTTTACGATGTTGCTCTTTATTCTTCTGAAATTTGACTCTTCGCGATTTGAGTAG
- a CDS encoding acyltransferase — protein sequence MTSFYSAEELAELGFKSVGNNVQLSRKASLYGISRISIGNNVRIDDFCVLSAGKGGIEIGDYVHIAVYSSIMGEGKVTFEDFSGISSRVAIYSSNDDYSGNFLTNPTVSSEYTNVKHADVTLCKHVIVGSNSIILPGVTLGAGCAVGAMSLVNRDCDEFFIYSGTPAKRLKERSRNVLDWEQKLRAALD from the coding sequence ATGACATCATTTTACAGTGCAGAAGAGCTGGCAGAATTGGGCTTTAAGTCGGTTGGAAACAACGTGCAGCTAAGCAGAAAGGCAAGCCTCTACGGTATTTCGAGAATCTCCATCGGAAATAACGTGCGCATCGACGATTTTTGCGTCCTTTCGGCGGGTAAAGGCGGCATCGAGATTGGCGATTACGTGCACATTGCCGTTTACTCCTCCATCATGGGCGAGGGAAAGGTTACCTTCGAAGATTTTTCGGGCATCTCGTCGCGGGTGGCCATTTACTCGAGCAACGACGACTATTCGGGCAACTTTTTAACCAACCCAACCGTTTCGTCGGAGTACACCAACGTAAAACATGCCGACGTTACGCTTTGCAAGCACGTTATTGTGGGTTCCAACTCCATCATTCTTCCTGGTGTTACCCTTGGTGCGGGCTGCGCAGTAGGCGCCATGAGCTTAGTTAACCGCGATTGCGACGAATTTTTCATTTACTCCGGAACGCCAGCCAAAAGGCTCAAGGAACGAAGCCGAAACGTCCTCGATTGGGAGCAGAAGCTACGTGCAGCCCTCGATTAG